tttaaaagacatGCATTGTATCTCTACAGAAGGAAATGTGAATCCTCAGACTATGTTCCACAACGCTGCATCAAATGTCATCAGCTTGGTTCTGTTTGGAACCCGTTATGATTACAACGAAGAATTCCTCAAGCGCTACATTCAACTCGTTACAGAGATTTCAAAAATCATCAATGGGCCATGGAACATAGTAAGACATCAAATCAATTACCTTGACCATAGctgatttttatataattaatatgtcaaatgtttgCAATCCTTACAGATTTATGACACTTTTCCTGTATTGAGAAACTTGCCTCTGCCCTTTAAAAAAGCTTTtgataaaacaaaaaagataaaaaatatgaCTTTGAGTCTGATCGATGAACACAAGAAGACGAGAGTCCCAGGAGAGCCGAGAGACTTTGTTGACTGCTATCTGGATGAGCTTGagaaggtgtgtgtttgtgtgtgatagtCTGGTTTTGCATGGCTGAGGCTCTTTCATGTGATTGTGGTTTTTCTGACATACAGtggtgtccaaaagtctgagacaatATTGAATCTAATTTAAATcttgaaataaacattttaggatttggaaaaattaaaaaaaaagagatgtagAATGATGAGAAATAATTAAGGTTCTGCACTATTCTAGATCATAactgaaataaacaaaatgtttattttcagaTTTCCTGACCTGTCTTAGTTGAATGATATCTCATGTTTTCCAGAAAGAAAATACTGGTTCCACCTTTGCTGAAGCCCAACTCATTATGTACATAATGGATTTGCACTTTGCAGGGACTGATACCACATCCAACACACTGCTCACTGGTTTTCTCTACCTCATGACTCACCCTGAAGTTCAGGGTCTGTAATTTGATTTATCAGTCTATTTTAATTATTGTCCTCTTGATTAAACAGATAAGAATTATCCTCGTCTTTTCTCTAGAGAGATGTCAGCGAGAGATTGATGAAGTTCTGGATGGAAAAGATCAGGCGTCTTATGAAGACAGACACAATATGCCGTACACACTCGCTGTGATTCATGAGGTTCAGCGTGTCGCTAACACTGTACCACTCAGTGTGTTTCACTGCACCACCAAAGACACAGAGTTGATGGGCTACAACATCCCAAAGGTGAGGAAATTGGATACACTGTGAAAAAAACAGCCCACTGAAACTGAAAGTTTAAATACAACTTGCAGCGTTGGTTCATTGCAAGTTTCTGACCACTTTGATTTCACTTACTGATTAAGAAATCTGAGTTGAGTTTTTTGTActttatccctttaaaataatccttattttattattttctactcCAGGGAACTCTCATAATTCCTAATCTAACTTCTGTACTAAAAGAAGAGGGCCAGTGGAAGTTTCCTCATGAGTTTAATCCAGCCAACTTCCTGAATGATCAAGGCCAGTTTGTGAAGCCTGAGGCCTTTATGCCCTTCTCTGCAGGTAAACTTTCAGATACATCACTATTTTCCTAATAAAGACAGGTGGATGAAATCCCatcatttagttttatttagtttGAGCCTATTCTGTGACCAACATAAGTACACATGTTGTTTACAGGTCCCCGTGTGTGTCTCGGTGAGGGTCTTGCTCGTATGGAGCTCTTCCTGGTTTTGGTGACTCTGTTGCGCCGTTTCCAGTTTGTGTGGCCTGAAGATGCTGGAGAACCAGATTACACCCCAGTGTATGGGGTCACACTCACACCCAAACCCTACAGAATGCACATCAAACTTAGAGAGATAGTCGGATATATGTAAATTGTAATGGCAAGTTTTTGTTTAACTCGTGATGGTGTATAGTGTATACAAAATGTAACTTAATCAATAAGACATGATAAATCATTGATTAATATAACATCTTGTGACAAGACAACCAAAACAACAATGTTGTGTTCACTATAGTGATGTAATGAGTAGTTTATTGCAGCCCAGATGACCATTTTATTGCATAGATTAAAGCAATCTTTCATAGATCAGAAGAATGAATTAAGTTCTCAGTTATGGTTCACTGAAGTAATTTTTCTCTCAGATCTCCTACATTTTCTAAGGATAAATGAAAATAGTGAGACAACTGTTTAcctacagtaagagtatagagctataaaatgtaatttgttcaataaataaataaatgaatataaaagatATGCAAAATCTCTTTAATCTGCAATGAAAGAAAGTACATTTTATCTATCAGTCTGTCCTTTGCACAAACACAGTAAAGGTCAAATCTTGGACAAGGTTTTACTGGTTTAATCATTATGAAACATGTGCAAACAAATGCAAGAAATCTGTGTCTACCCTCCACAAATGCAATAATTTAAAGGTGAAAAATGTGACTGAAAACTGTACTGTCTGTTTTTGATACAAATATCCCAGTATAATGAAATAAAGTTCAAATCAAATGATTTGTTCTTGCATAAATGAAATTGAGATGAAAATGTATAGAGATATCCCAAGACTGGGTTAATGTCTCTCAATGGGAGTGTAGTGGCATCTAGACTAATCAAACATAGGCAGCATAACAtagaaattatgtttaaattgcTAAATTATGAATTGATTaatcaaggcaaaaaaaaaaaaaacatttaatggttTCAGCTAGTAATGGTCAAATCAGAATTTCTCAG
This genomic window from Myxocyprinus asiaticus isolate MX2 ecotype Aquarium Trade chromosome 48, UBuf_Myxa_2, whole genome shotgun sequence contains:
- the LOC127437512 gene encoding cytochrome P450 2J6-like isoform X2, yielding MTMRNFGLGKQSMEERILGEISHIIAKLEKNNEGNVNPQTMFHNAASNVISLVLFGTRYDYNEEFLKRYIQLVTEISKIINGPWNIIYDTFPVLRNLPLPFKKAFDKTKKIKNMTLSLIDEHKKTRVPGEPRDFVDCYLDELEKKENTGSTFAEAQLIMYIMDLHFAGTDTTSNTLLTGFLYLMTHPEVQERCQREIDEVLDGKDQASYEDRHNMPYTLAVIHEVQRVANTVPLSVFHCTTKDTELMGYNIPKGTLIIPNLTSVLKEEGQWKFPHEFNPANFLNDQGQFVKPEAFMPFSAGPRVCLGEGLARMELFLVLVTLLRRFQFVWPEDAGEPDYTPVYGVTLTPKPYRMHIKLREIVGYM
- the LOC127437512 gene encoding cytochrome P450 2D15-like isoform X1: MTTCLEEILFVLVGGLSSLTCFCFCKKRAYSSWASVSMLGSLILLWICVLLVFLFIWIQRPKNYPPGPQPLPIFGNLLELSINNPLKDFERFAERFGKVYSLFLGSRPAVVLHGFEAIKEALVTKAVDFAGRPTDFMVNHISENKGVVLADYGPRWKEHRRFALMTMRNFGLGKQSMEERILGEISHIIAKLEKNNEGNVNPQTMFHNAASNVISLVLFGTRYDYNEEFLKRYIQLVTEISKIINGPWNIIYDTFPVLRNLPLPFKKAFDKTKKIKNMTLSLIDEHKKTRVPGEPRDFVDCYLDELEKKENTGSTFAEAQLIMYIMDLHFAGTDTTSNTLLTGFLYLMTHPEVQERCQREIDEVLDGKDQASYEDRHNMPYTLAVIHEVQRVANTVPLSVFHCTTKDTELMGYNIPKGTLIIPNLTSVLKEEGQWKFPHEFNPANFLNDQGQFVKPEAFMPFSAGPRVCLGEGLARMELFLVLVTLLRRFQFVWPEDAGEPDYTPVYGVTLTPKPYRMHIKLREIVGYM